A genomic segment from Torulaspora globosa chromosome 3, complete sequence encodes:
- the PLP1 gene encoding Plp1p (ancestral locus Anc_8.385) codes for MDKISSYERRIVQETAGNGETDSSNAGLDELMDELEDDDFMASYREKRMQQISDHLRLVEKNVKEEGYGSLLNTEDESMLIKRLTKADNAVVHFALDKFAKCQYMDRQLSELAQNHPTTIFLRIDVEKCPFLVSKLGIKVLPFVVCYKQGKEVLRIVGFSKLGNNPDHFSLSSLASLLRSKRVIGGLGLDGQSDSNADDSDSMSDDN; via the coding sequence ATGGATAAAATAAGCTCCTATGAGCGCCGGATTGTGCAGGAGACTGCTGGTAATGGCGAGACTGACAGTTCCAATGCTGGTCTGGACGAATTGATGGATGAGCTGGAGGACGACGACTTCATGGCAAGCTATAGAGAGAAGAGAATGCAGCAGATCAGCGATCACCTGCGGTTGGTCGAGAAGAACGTGAAAGAAGAGGGATATGGCTCATTGCTGAACACTGAAGATGAATCGATGCTCATAAAGAGGCTAACGAAGGCAGATAATGCTGTGGTTCATTTTGCCCTTGATAAGTTCGCCAAGTGCCAGTACATGGATCGTCAGCTGAGCGAGCTTGCCCAAAACCATCCTACAACGATTTTTCTCAGGATTGACGTCGAGAAATGCCCATTCCTGGTCTCAAAGCTTGGCATAAAGGTTTTACCTTTTGTAGTGTGCTACAAACAAGGCAAGGAAGTACTTCGGATAGTCGGGTTTTCGAAGCTGGGAAATAACCCCGACCACTTTTCACTATCCTCACTTGCTTCGCTGCTTCGCAGTAAGCGTGTTATAGGTGGTCTAGGTCTCGATGGGCAGTCAGACAGTAATGCAGATGACAGTGACAGCATGAGCGACGATAACTAG
- the SAS4 gene encoding Sas4p (ancestral locus Anc_8.382), translating into MTLECWRNRPGLLRQFVNTLDLDSSRRIDRHFKSLKDPSFLRLPECTLLVATKFEPLSDACYLEASYSSSYLHREQLHRFDKGYIKSAKHRGERRLWSASKKRLSSMAGDSDVARSLRSKKNADDQEASKFNFDVEEFEIPPSKHLKLVSTGKPVVKAVNGQSRTPGEKNAADRDELCGLEEKTQKISSMILDIKKHGLEPLSPEACEDLLPCSVYSSFHRLMFKQETRMLEMDVVESEAEAERLHLLREKLDMIHWPITLRKVTVVNDLNDEAEILRKRELTKQCIDSMLEKFEAMKRRSSMLARNHKRNRIDPSKDLAAVYNQVDRRQIINYHSSSDEEEEGLSADQIRAHRRQKRQEQCRGSIIIQLTLNPQVANARYAIIAEPLRKPYVVKVSQAERNAWKKQMNNVPKKFKHHPHLADQVAVFKRKVPIPFTLVAGHQVSSASCEVTSETDDNRRKAPSIGDKGANGFDRVDQTLKKLHTNIHSPPIRKKRKKQE; encoded by the coding sequence ATGACGCTAGAGTGCTGGCGAAACCGACCAGGACTATTGCGCCAGTTCGTCAATACCTTGGACTTGGacagttcaagaagaattgaCAGACATTTCAAAAGTCTCAAGGATCCGTCGTTTCTACGGCTGCCGGAATGCACTCTACTAGTCGCTACAAAGTTTGAACCGCTATCTGACGCTTGTTATCTAGAAGCGTCTTACTCTTCAAGTTATCTCCATCGCGAACAGCTTCATCGCTTTGACAAAGGCTATATAAAGTCAGCAAAACATAGAGGTGAAAGGCGTCTTTGGTCTGCGTCGAAAAAGCGTCTGAGTAGCATGGCAGGTGACTCGGATGTAGCGAGAAGTCTaagatcgaagaagaatgcgGACGACCAGGAAGCTAGCAAATTCAATTTTGACGTTGAGGAGTTTGAAATACCTCCAAGCAAGCATCTCAAATTGGTGAGTACGGGAAAACCTGTTGTAAAAGCCGTGAATGGACAGTCGCGGACACCGGGGGAGAAAAATGCGGCTGACAGGGATGAGCTGTGCGGtttggaagaaaagactCAAAAGATCAGCAGCATGATACTGGATATTAAGAAGCACGGATTGGAACCATTAAGCCCTGAGGCGTGCGAGGATCTGCTTCCATGCTCTGTTTACAGCTCCTTTCACAGGCTGATGTTTAAACAGGAAACTCGAATGCTAGAAATGGACGTGGTGGAGAGCGAAGCCGAAGCTGAGAGGCTTCATCTGCTTCGTGAAAAGCTTGACATGATACATTGGCCGATTACTTTGAGGAAGGTGACTGTCGTGAACGATCTTaatgatgaagctgaaattctgagaaagagagaacTTACGAAACAATGCATAGACTCCATGCTCGAAAAATTCGAAGCTATGAAAAGGAGGAGTAGTATGCTTGCTAGAAATCATAAGAGAAATAGGATTGATCCCTCGAAAGACTTAGCAGCGGTTTACAATCAAGTCGATAGGCGACAAATTATTAATTACCACAGCTCGtccgatgaagaagaggaaggacTGTCGGCGGATCAAATCAGGGCACACAGGCGACAGAAAAGACAGGAGCAATGCAGAGGTTCGATCATCATCCAACTAACATTAAATCCTCAGGTTGCAAATGCTAGATACGCGATAATTGCCGAACCGTTGAGGAAGCCATATGTTGTGAAAGTCTCGCAGGCAGAGAGAAATGCTTGGAAGAAACAGATGAACAATGTCCCAAAAAAATTCAAACATCATCCTCATTTAGCAGACCAGGTTGCAGTATTCAAGCGCAAGGTGCCGATCCCATTCACGTTGGTGGCCGGACACCAGGTATCGTCAGCGTCCTGTGAGGTGACAAGCGAGACTGATGATAATAGAAGAAAAGCCCCATCCATTGGCGATAAAGGCGCAAACGGTTTTGATCGAGTGGATCAGAcactgaagaagcttcatACTAATATTCATTCACCACCTATTCGtaagaagagaaagaaacaAGAGTAA
- the SEC10 gene encoding exocyst subunit SEC10 (ancestral locus Anc_8.384) produces MNSIYELDPKWRKLLTSSNFLGGLTVNEFVEELSKDHAVRGSSRNGNSTAFERLAPKPYIRTFEFILKELSSLSEEASEKKIRLAEQVSSQELQHAEDIIKLQSKLKNMIQKYENVDHQLTNVTQAVSPLGEKMEIAIRRKKVYIKSVELIVQYNAFCALGKSSYLESLRLSPNWRKKAQAAVIIKNLLALAQKVETSSIPKTVEVASAITKYSEMMETSLLESFNKAYRENNFSQLNEIALILNQFNGGVNVIQSFINQHAYFIDTKVIDNYETSQILLSDEFKAKLTNPDEHGVIYEKSMMDLIDDIVSVVKSESKVVQRVFEQRAPNVMQLFMQRIFAQRIEPKVDLLLKYTFPYSNLAYVRMLHALFTLVRRFTEELSKYFQLLEIDKNNVISATIEQNCSDLFAKYVYNSSRYFDIEKKSLESILFEKTSELNLRHDKEIRSRALVHKLNNSLENNLELQELTGTTRSKLSQLNNFFKSHIDADKLGINRNNSVNRSNSLNSNNTVRAAVSDSNRDLTDNDLDLFRLVDADSMLKCVVESIARVMELVPNKASSYSYELLKVMLTGIVSSYIETALEIAYSNVCRMDVAGASEKELFFLKYISISSEILSLLSASVKAIFLPILTNSPSTKNKITEITNNQIKRCELLINTILEDLIQVYLTKFKNCLAKQKKKDFYPKTQELLDHDTLPAVEIVSILNTLYSQAVLYLKSKNLESFLTKIGEGLYELLLSHYGKFQVSSTGGIIVTKDIIGYQTAIEEWGIPNLYEKFAILREMANLFTVQPDLLDSLTKEGHLAEMNKDIISAYISNREDFTHERFIAGVKLNLKQ; encoded by the coding sequence ATGAATTCTATCTACGAACTGGATCCTAAATGGCGTAAATTACTCACATCGAGTAACTTCCTGGGCGGACTGACCGTTAATGAgtttgttgaagagctcagCAAAGATCATGCTGTTAGGGGATCGTCACGGAATGGCAACAGCAcagcatttgaaagattggCTCCTAAACCCTACATTAGGACCTTCGAGTTTATTCTGAAAGAGTTGAGCTCTTTAAGTGAGGAAGCTTccgagaagaagatacGGCTCGCTGAACAGGTGTCCTCGCAGGAACTACAGCATGCTGAAGACATCATTAAACTTCAGTCGAAGCTCAAGAACATGATTCAAAAGTACGAGAATGTTGATCATCAGTTGACCAATGTCACTCAGGCCGTATCGCCTCTGGGTGAGAAGATGGAGATAGCCATAAGACGCAAGAAAGTCTACATCAAATCTGTGGAGTTGATCGTTCAATATAATGCATTCTGTGCTTTAGGAAAAAGCTCCTACTTAGAGAGCTTGCGTTTATCACCTAACTGGCGGAAGAAGGCACAAGCTGCAGTCATTATAAAGAATCTTTTGGCTCTCGCCCAGAAAGTGGAGACGAGTTCTATACCCAAAACGGTTGAAGTGGCCTCAGCAATTACAAAGTACTCAGAAATGATGGAAACGAGTTTGCTGGAAAGTTTCAACAAAGCTTATCGCGAGAACAATTTCAGTCAGCTGAATGAAATTGCGTTAATTCTAAACCAGTTCAATGGTGGTGTCAATGTGATTCAAAGTTTCATCAACCAGCACGCGTATTTCATCGATACTAAAGTAATCGATAACTATGAGACCAGCCAAATATTGTTGAGCGATGAATTCAAAGCGAAGCTAACGAACCCAGACGAGCACGGCGTCATCTATGAAAAAAGTATGATGGATCTAATTGATGATATTGTATCTGTTGTGAAAAGTGAATCGAAGGTAGTTCAGAGAGTCtttgaacaaagagctcCAAACGTCATGCAACTATTCATGCAGCGCATTTTTGCCCAGAGAATTGAACCGAAAgttgatcttttgctcAAATATACTTTCCCGTATTCAAATTTGGCCTACGTGCGAATGCTGCATGCTCTTTTCACTCTTGTGAGAAGGTTTACGGAGGAATTATCTAAGTATTTCCAACTTTTGGAGATCGACAAGAACAATGTTATATCAGCAACCATTGAACAAAATTGTTCTGATTTGTTTGCCAAGTATGTGTATAACAGTTCGAGGTATTTTGacattgagaagaagagcttaGAGTCCATCCTCTTTGAGAAGACTTCGGAGCTGAATTTAAGACATGATAAGGAAATTCGTTCGAGAGCGTTGGTTCACAAGTTAAACAATAGCTTGGAGAACAATTTGGAACTACAGGAACTGACTGGTACCACAAGAAGCAAATTAAGCCAACTGaataacttcttcaagagtcACATAGATGCCGATAAGCTGGGGATAAATCGTAATAATTCAGTGAATCGCTCAAATTCTCTTAACAGCAATAACACAGTCCGAGCGGCTGTCTCGGATTCAAATCGAGATTTAACGGACAATGACCTCGATCTATTCCGTCTGGTGGATGCTGACTCTATGCTGAAGTGTGTGGTTGAATCGATTGCAAGGGTGATGGAATTGGTACCAAACAAAGCTAGTAGTTATAGCTACGAACTCCTGAAGGTGATGCTTACAGGTATTGTCAGCTCATATATCGAGACAGCCTTAGAGATAGCATATTCGAATGTATGCAGAATGGACGTCGCTGGTGCAtctgagaaagagctgttTTTCCTGAAGTACATTTCAATAAGCTCGGAGATTCTGAGTCTCCTGTCAGCCTCCGTGAAAGCGATCTTTCTGCCAATTTTGACCAACTCGCCTTCCACTAAAAATAAAATCACCGAAATAACAAATAACCAGATCAAAAGGTGTGAACTACTCATTAACACGATCTTGGAGGATTTGATTCAAGTATACCTAACGAAATTCAAAAACTGTCTCGcaaagcaaaagaagaaggacttTTACCCTAAAACTCAGGAATTGTTAGACCACGACACTCTCCCGGCAGTTGAGATAGTCTCAATCTTAAATACTCTCTACTCTCAGGCTGTGCTGTATTTGAAATCCAAAAACCTGGAGTCATTTCTCACCAAAATCGGGGAAGGCCTTTACGAACTTCTCTTGAGTCATTATGGTAAATTTCAGGTGAGCTCCACCGGAGGTATCATTGTCACCAAAGATATCATTGGATATCAAacagcaattgaagaatgggGCATACCCAATTTGTATGAGAAATTCGCAATTCTCAGGGAAATGGCAAACTTGTTCACCGTTCAGCCTGATCTACTGGACTCGCTAACCAAGGAAGGCCATCTGGCAGAAATGAATAAAGATATAATTTCTGCATACATCTCCAACAGGGAGGACTTTACTCATGAGAGGTTTATCGCAGGGGTTAAGCTGAATCTCAAACAATAG
- the CDC1 gene encoding putative lipid phosphatase CDC1 (ancestral locus Anc_8.383) codes for MSSRSRSKKFAPKSKKVEDSDYEEPGQKSSLLSKGSAGKRVYWRHLLLLLSGWLVLINYYERSVLRRAMKKCSWERWEEWPNQVQAHRVSLFADPQLMDRYSYPGRPGFVNYLTGLVLDNYHRRNWKFVQYHLQPDTTFFLGDLFDGGRYWDDDEWFDEYRRFNDIFPRRPGSKTVATIPGNHDIGFGDNVIEGSLRRFKTYFGETSSAIDLGNHTFVLVDTISLSDRADPQIAAAPKAFLQDFAEKSHSLPRILLSHVPLYRNPNQQQCGDKRESKSPFPLQQGDQYQTVIDQDLSQEVLASVQPQILFSGDDHDYCHITHSYQADGTSKTAEEITVKSCAMNMGIKKPAIQLLSLYNPDAIPANQKTYQTEICYLPDPYKALKMYILALVLSAIWLCHIHLFPKSFNRNIARRLEKNPRSVDSPLPMPVSAHINTVRSHKSLYLVQEDRSFANLLINAGISLISVLLIFTYYYKII; via the coding sequence ATGTCGTCTAGAAGTCGGtccaagaagtttgctCCTAAATCCAAGAAAGTCGAGGACTCTGATTACGAAGAACCGGGACAGAAGAGCTCCCTGTTGTCGAAAGGGAGCGCTGGAAAGAGAGTATACTGGCGGCATCTGCTGCTACTGCTGAGTGGATGGCTTGTGTTGATCAATTACTATGAAAGAAGTGTTTTACGAAGGGCTATGAAGAAATGCTCGTGGGAAAGATGGGAAGAATGGCCTAATCAGGTACAGGCTCATCGAGTCAGCCTGTTTGCTGATCCGCAGTTGATGGACCGATATTCTTACCCTGGTAGACCGGGATTTGTGAACTATCTGACAGGCTTGGTACTGGATAACTATCACCGACGGAACTGGAAGTTTGTACAGTATCACTTGCAGCCAGACACGACGTTTTTCCTCGGAGACCTCTTCGATGGCGGGAGATACTGGGATGACGATGAGTGGTTTGACGAATATCGCAGATTCAACGATATCTTCCCTAGAAGGCCGGGCAGCAAGACTGTCGCGACGATCCCAGGGAACCACGATATTGGATTTGGTGATAATGTGATCGAAGGAAGCCTACGGCGTTTCAAGACTTATTTCGGTGAGACCTCTTCTGCTATAGATCTGGGCAATCACACGTTCGTGTTGGTGGACACCATCTCTCTCTCTGATAGAGCTGACCCACAGATTGCGGCAGCTCCTAAAGCATTTCTTCAGGATTTCGCTGAAAAATCGCATTCGCTGCCAAGGATTCTGCTTTCGCATGTGCCGTTGTACAGAAATCCCAACCAGCAGCAGTGCGGCGATAAGCGTGAAAGCAAAAGCCCTTTTCCGCTGCAGCAGGGTGACCAGTATCAAACGGTGATTGACCAGGATCTTTCTCAGGAAGTTCTGGCGAGTGTCCAGCCACAGATTTTGTTCTCGGGAGATGATCACGATTATTGCCATATTACGCACTCGTATCAGGCCGACGGAACGTCGAAGACCGCAGAGGAGATTACAGTCAAGTCTTGTGCAATGAATATGGGTATCAAAAAACCCGCAATTCAATTACTGTCACTGTATAACCCCGATGCAATTCCAGCGAATCAGAAAACTTACCAAACCGAAATATGCTATCTGCCGGATCCATACAAGGCTCTAAAGATGTATATACTCGCTCTGGTTTTATCTGCCATATGGCTGTGCCACATCCATTTGTTTCCGAAATCATTCAACCGCAACATCGCTCGGCGGCTGGAGAAGAACCCCAGATCAGTAGACTCGCCATTACCCATGCCGGTGAGTGCTCACATTAATACAGTGAGAAGTCACAAGTCGTTGTATCTAGTGCAGGAAGATCGCTCGTTCGCGAATTTGCTGATCAATGCTGGCATTTCCCTGATATCGGTCCTGTTGATCTTTACCTATTATTACAAGATTATATGA